A single region of the Streptomyces sp. NBC_01262 genome encodes:
- a CDS encoding (Fe-S)-binding protein, with protein MQLAAIIVSLVLTAVGVALISRAVAQIYRFVKIGQPVPAGSRTDNPKQRSITLAREFLGHTRMNRWGIVGFAHWFVAIGFLTLPPTLAQAYGQLFQADWTLPWIGDFLPFELYIEFIGVMTILGILVLITIRLLSLPSRAGRKSRFAGSKAWQAYFVEYVILTIGAAILTLRGLEGAIHHVEHYEAAYFLSYPLVVAFRGLSTETLQNLIYLTAMIKIGVSLIWMIVVSLNTNMGVAWHRFLGFPNIWFKRNADGATALGALQPMTSAGVPIDFEDPGEDDQFGVSQVEHFAWKGILDFSTCTECGRCQSQCPAWNTGKPLSPKLLIMSLRDHAHAKAPYLLAGGGKDAEGEEKATAEQLAGVPAAALAEAERPLIGTAEENGVIDPDVLWSCTTCGACVEQCPVDIEHIDHIVDMRRYQVMIESSFPSEAGTMLKNLEKKGNPWGLPKKQRLAWVKEVDFEVPVVGEDIEDLTEVEYLYWVGCAGSLEDRAKKTTKAFAELLNIAGVKFAIMGGEENCTGDSARRLGNEFLFQQLGAENVAMLNMAFGEDDEDESTKLPKSKKKIVATCPHCFNTIANEYPQLGGEYEVIHHTQLLQHLVDEGKLVPVTPVEGLITYHDPCYLGRHNKVYTPPREIIAKVPGLRNEEMHRHKERGFCCGAGGARMWMEERIGKRINNERVDEALSLNPDIVSTACPFCLVMLSDSVNGRKNEGKAKESLTVVDVSQLLLESVRTPAVADDADADSAPEPEPVK; from the coding sequence ATGCAACTCGCCGCGATCATCGTGTCGCTGGTCCTCACCGCGGTCGGCGTTGCGCTCATCAGCCGCGCCGTCGCGCAGATCTACCGATTCGTGAAGATCGGCCAGCCCGTCCCGGCCGGCAGCCGCACCGACAATCCCAAGCAGCGCTCGATCACGCTGGCCCGGGAATTCCTGGGCCACACGCGCATGAACCGCTGGGGCATCGTCGGCTTCGCGCACTGGTTCGTCGCGATCGGCTTCCTGACGCTGCCGCCGACGCTGGCGCAGGCGTACGGACAGCTCTTCCAGGCCGACTGGACGCTGCCGTGGATCGGCGACTTCCTGCCGTTCGAGTTGTACATCGAGTTCATCGGCGTGATGACGATCCTCGGCATCCTCGTCCTGATCACGATCCGGCTGCTGAGCCTGCCCTCCCGCGCGGGCCGCAAGTCCCGCTTCGCGGGCTCCAAGGCCTGGCAGGCGTACTTCGTCGAGTACGTCATCCTCACCATCGGCGCGGCGATCCTGACCCTGCGCGGACTCGAGGGCGCGATCCACCACGTGGAGCACTACGAGGCGGCGTACTTCCTCTCGTACCCGCTCGTGGTGGCCTTCCGGGGCCTGAGCACCGAGACGCTCCAGAACCTGATCTACCTCACCGCGATGATCAAGATCGGCGTCTCGCTGATCTGGATGATCGTGGTCTCGCTCAACACCAACATGGGCGTCGCCTGGCACCGCTTCCTCGGCTTCCCCAACATCTGGTTCAAGCGCAACGCCGACGGCGCCACCGCGCTGGGCGCCCTGCAGCCGATGACCTCGGCCGGTGTGCCGATCGACTTCGAGGACCCGGGCGAGGACGACCAGTTCGGCGTCTCCCAGGTCGAGCACTTCGCCTGGAAGGGCATCCTCGACTTCTCCACGTGTACGGAGTGCGGCCGCTGCCAGTCGCAGTGCCCGGCCTGGAACACCGGCAAGCCGCTCTCCCCCAAGCTGCTGATCATGTCGCTGCGCGACCACGCCCACGCCAAGGCCCCGTACCTGCTCGCGGGCGGCGGCAAGGACGCGGAGGGCGAGGAGAAGGCCACGGCCGAGCAGCTCGCGGGCGTGCCGGCGGCGGCTCTGGCCGAGGCCGAGCGCCCGCTGATCGGCACCGCCGAGGAGAACGGCGTCATCGACCCGGACGTGCTGTGGTCGTGCACGACCTGCGGCGCGTGCGTCGAGCAGTGCCCGGTGGACATCGAGCACATCGACCACATCGTCGACATGCGCCGCTACCAGGTGATGATCGAGTCGTCGTTCCCCTCCGAGGCGGGCACGATGCTCAAGAACCTGGAGAAGAAGGGCAACCCGTGGGGCCTGCCCAAGAAGCAGCGCCTGGCGTGGGTCAAGGAGGTCGACTTCGAGGTCCCGGTCGTCGGCGAGGACATCGAGGACCTGACCGAGGTCGAGTACCTGTACTGGGTCGGCTGCGCCGGCTCCCTGGAGGACCGCGCGAAGAAGACCACCAAGGCCTTCGCCGAGCTGCTCAACATCGCGGGCGTGAAGTTCGCGATCATGGGCGGCGAGGAGAACTGCACCGGTGACTCCGCCCGCCGCCTGGGCAACGAGTTCCTCTTCCAGCAGCTCGGCGCCGAGAACGTCGCGATGCTGAACATGGCCTTCGGCGAGGACGACGAGGACGAGAGCACCAAGCTCCCCAAGTCCAAGAAGAAGATCGTCGCCACCTGCCCGCACTGCTTCAACACCATCGCCAACGAGTACCCGCAGCTCGGCGGCGAGTACGAGGTCATCCACCACACCCAGCTGCTCCAGCACCTCGTCGACGAGGGCAAGCTGGTCCCGGTGACCCCGGTCGAGGGCCTCATCACCTACCACGACCCCTGCTACCTGGGCCGTCACAACAAGGTCTACACACCGCCGCGCGAGATCATCGCCAAGGTGCCGGGCCTGCGGAACGAGGAGATGCACCGCCACAAGGAGCGCGGCTTCTGCTGCGGCGCGGGCGGCGCGCGCATGTGGATGGAGGAGCGGATCGGCAAGCGCATCAACAACGAGCGCGTGGACGAGGCACTGTCCCTCAACCCGGACATCGTCTCCACCGCCTGCCCGTTCTGCCTGGTGATGCTGTCGGACTCCGTCAACGGCCGGAAGAACGAGGGCAAGGCGAAGGAGTCGCTGACCGTCGTCGACGTCTCCCAGCTGCTGCTGGAGTCCGTCAGGACGCCTGCCGTGGCGGACGACGCCGACGCGGACTCCGCTCCTGAGCCGGAGCCGGTGAAGTAG
- a CDS encoding FG-GAP and VCBS repeat-containing protein, whose protein sequence is MRKPTLAVLALALASTAACWQSGTAQGTASATPSWMADQAAAGARAHSDFNGDGYGDLVLTDTTATVDGAYAAGYVAVVYGSAKGPDTGHRKIITQNSLNLGKAGQGGGFGNHTVTGDLDHDGYSDLATMAGSNTIFIVWGSKNGLSTSGAARITGRIPLIGDFNGDGRADLVTQTTKDSAATLRLGPFSRKGAPKRSATLNLTPSDPDLLATVAAAGDVTGDGRTDLVVTWSRIYADGDFTPRATILYRGTKTGTLVKGPRLKDAKGKDIYASSAWFGQVTTADVNKDGYADIVLGLPTELIGEPMTPAGGSQIVVSYGGPKGQSTKLKPVRINAKAAALPGSPTFAWDTFGSTPVAGDTNGDGYADIAFTAQLADERGSVIVLQGSAKGLTAKNSKIFTGLGGAAMLRDTNRDGRADLAIGDERHDTATVLRGTPGADGGITTTSPLATFGPADLGLSESQVGSFASGFGG, encoded by the coding sequence ATGCGTAAGCCCACACTTGCCGTTCTCGCGCTCGCACTCGCCAGCACCGCCGCATGCTGGCAGTCCGGCACCGCCCAGGGGACTGCGTCGGCGACTCCGTCATGGATGGCCGACCAGGCCGCCGCCGGCGCCCGGGCCCACTCGGACTTCAACGGCGACGGTTACGGCGACCTGGTCCTGACCGACACCACGGCCACCGTCGATGGCGCCTACGCCGCCGGATACGTGGCCGTCGTCTACGGCTCCGCCAAGGGCCCGGACACCGGGCATCGCAAGATCATCACGCAGAACAGCCTCAACCTCGGCAAGGCCGGCCAGGGCGGCGGCTTCGGCAACCACACCGTCACCGGCGACCTCGACCACGACGGCTACAGCGACCTCGCCACCATGGCCGGCAGCAACACCATCTTCATCGTCTGGGGCAGCAAGAACGGACTGAGCACGAGCGGCGCCGCCCGGATCACCGGCAGGATCCCGCTGATCGGCGACTTCAACGGCGACGGCCGCGCCGACCTGGTCACCCAGACCACCAAGGACAGCGCCGCCACACTCCGGCTCGGCCCGTTCAGCCGCAAGGGCGCGCCGAAGCGCAGCGCCACGCTGAACCTCACCCCGTCGGACCCGGATCTCCTCGCCACCGTCGCCGCCGCCGGGGACGTCACCGGCGACGGCCGCACCGACCTGGTCGTCACCTGGTCGCGGATCTACGCCGACGGGGACTTCACCCCGCGCGCCACCATCCTGTACCGCGGCACGAAGACGGGCACCCTGGTCAAGGGCCCCCGCCTCAAGGACGCCAAGGGCAAGGACATCTACGCCTCCAGCGCGTGGTTCGGCCAGGTCACCACCGCCGACGTGAACAAGGACGGCTACGCCGACATCGTCCTCGGACTCCCCACCGAGCTCATCGGCGAGCCCATGACCCCGGCGGGCGGCAGCCAGATCGTCGTGTCGTACGGCGGCCCCAAGGGCCAGAGCACCAAGCTCAAGCCGGTCCGGATCAACGCCAAGGCTGCCGCGCTGCCCGGATCACCGACCTTCGCGTGGGACACCTTCGGCTCCACACCGGTCGCCGGCGACACCAACGGCGACGGCTACGCCGACATCGCGTTCACCGCGCAACTGGCCGACGAGCGGGGCAGCGTCATCGTCCTGCAAGGCAGCGCCAAGGGGCTGACCGCGAAGAACAGCAAGATCTTCACCGGCCTGGGCGGCGCGGCCATGCTGCGGGACACCAACCGGGACGGCCGCGCCGATCTGGCCATCGGCGACGAGAGGCACGATACGGCCACCGTCCTGCGCGGCACCCCCGGCGCCGACGGGGGCATCACCACAACCTCGCCCCTGGCCACCTTCGGCCCGGCCGACCTGGGCCTGAGCGAGTCGCAGGTCGGCTCCTTCGCCTCCGGCTTCGGCGGGTAG